Sequence from the Miscanthus floridulus cultivar M001 chromosome 16, ASM1932011v1, whole genome shotgun sequence genome:
AAGTTGTTTAGAATGTTTTACCTACAATGTGTAAGTAAAATGTTAGTTATTCTGTTTTCTGTACATTTGTCATATCAATGTCTAATGCAGATGTGTTTCCTGTATAGCTTTGTACCTGTAAAATGGCTATTTGTTAGGGCCCTTAGTAAACAGTTTTGTGAACATCAATGCCCTGATGTAACAACTTTGATTTCTAGATACTGGTTCTGAGGGAAGATCTGTGCGCCGTGAAGTTGCTGTTATTCAACCGAAgaccataggagcaagcactGATAAATCATCTGTTAGGATGGATCAAATGTCAAAGAAAGGGAGTCAAAGCAATACCAGTGTCAAAGGAATCCTTCCAGGGAATTTTTTTGACTATGGAGAAGAAGATGAAGCTCCAACTCCAGTTCCAAAAGATCTTAGTACACCTCAAAATGTTGCCAGTTCCATTCACACAAAGGTGAAAGGTGTCCCTGATGGCTTCTTTGATCACAACAAAACTGGCATTGGCATGCAACCCAATGAACCGAGTTCAGAAACTGCTCAAGCAAAAGGATCGTTGCCTGAAGGTTTCTTTGATAACAAAGATGCAGATCTCCGTGCACGTGGTATCCAACCTCAAAAGGTTGACATGAAGTAAGTTTTAATGGCCATCTCTTGCCAGGATTATGTTCAGAATTCATGCATTTTTACCAGACCTACTCGTTTGCCATGTATTGTCCTGTTCATTTGGCAATTTTACATTCTGTTGTCATGACTCGTGTATAGTCACTACTCCGTAGTCAGGATTGACAGATTATAtgttgaaatttggatagtgTTTTATGATCATGGCTCTTAGCAGCAGTTGGTCAGCATAGTTTAACAGCATAAATGAGTTTGATTTCTAAATTGGTCGTTTTATTGTCATTTCCATGCCCATTTTGTGTTTGTGCATCTGTGAACTTCAAAATCTGCAGTAATCTACAGTTAGTAAAATGTTATCTGCTGTCTGTACACTGACATTATCATGTCAATTCATTAAAAATCTTGTGCAGTGATGCGTACAAAGAATTCGAGAAGGAAATTCAGGAGGATTTGCAGGAAGTTGATGACCGccttgaagaagaggaggttagGCTAATTTATATTATACGATATATGCTAACAGTGAAAGATATTTACCTACCCATTGCCAATGTTAGACTGCTGATACGAGCAAGCTTTTCCTTTTTGCTGTAGATTGATGCTGCTGCTGAGAGGGAGGAGTACTTGACTCTCGAGCAACAGTAAGATACTTCACATCCTGTtagattttgaaaaacatgtgtACCATAGTGAAGGTTTTTACCGTGGCCAtccttttatttttctatacaggGAGTACAGGCAGCAAGTTGATATGTTGAAGAAACAGCTGGTTGAGTCGAGAACCGCCCGTACTGCTAAATTAAATAGCAAACCTATCGGTATGGACGCTGAGTCCAGCAGCAGCGACTCATCGAGCGATGAAGAGGATGACAACACAGATTTTGCTGTTGATTGGAGAGCACAACATTTGAAATGATGGAAACATTTTGCAACTGATATGAACTACCGTGGAAAGTCAGAACCTTTAGCATCCCGCCATTATCAAGAATTCTAGCCCAGTTCTTCAGTTTTTTtacatgaagaaaacactgtagTTTTGCATCTTTCGTCTCCCATAGCAGTAATCAGTTCGCATCATTCTGTGTAGCACCCATTGGCAACTTTGTATACGCCGGAGTTCCGAGTCTTCTGACTACCTGAACCCACTGCGAATCCCTTGACTGATTGAACGTCATTGGTTGTACGCAACACATTCTGACCAACGGTTTTTAACTTGTTCCAAGAAATTTTACACGTTGCTTCCGATTTTGTACAATAGGAGTACATGTTAAGCAAGTTATCTGCCTCTAGATCACGATCCTGTCAGAGATTTACTCGTGCATTTCAATCTTTTGCTGTCGTCACAAGAATATCTGACATCTCAATTGGTTGATTGTTGGATGGTTGAAGGGACGCCTCCGGCTGTGCAGATTGACCGCCTTGTGGATGCTTCAACACTTGTGCTATCACGTACAGGGCTCGTGTCTATATATCTAATGTTTCTTTCTCTGAGCGATGGCTGACCATGTTTCTTTCTGACTAACCAAGTGACGGTGGCCTtgttttgaaagaaaaaaaatcgTACTTTGGCGGTAAGGATGTAAGCAAGGACGGAGCTTGAAAATACAATTGATGATGATGCAGCTAAGTACTTATAGATGAGTTGTTAAAGGGGGTAAAATCAAACGTTGGCATAG
This genomic interval carries:
- the LOC136513145 gene encoding protein ABA AND ROS SENSITIVE 1-like, whose protein sequence is MDQRKAIFRAKLRETKEKQQQRIDPALVRYNEFDQPICRVCNITLKSEALWPAHQVSRKHHEAKAAAAKAAIGAGSRGNIAKQEQLLESQKQKTSTLPTNFFDTQGTKRQSDDTGSEGRSVRREVAVIQPKTIGASTDKSSVRMDQMSKKGSQSNTSVKGILPGNFFDYGEEDEAPTPVPKDLSTPQNVASSIHTKVKGVPDGFFDHNKTGIGMQPNEPSSETAQAKGSLPEGFFDNKDADLRARGIQPQKVDMNDAYKEFEKEIQEDLQEVDDRLEEEEIDAAAEREEYLTLEQQEYRQQVDMLKKQLVESRTARTAKLNSKPIGMDAESSSSDSSSDEEDDNTDFAVDWRAQHLK